In Homo sapiens chromosome 11, GRCh38.p14 Primary Assembly, one DNA window encodes the following:
- the OR6M1 gene encoding olfactory receptor 6M1: MGNWSTVTEITLIAFPALLEIRISLFVVLVVTYTLTATGNITIISLIWIDHRLQTPMYFFLSNLSFLDILYTTVITPKLLACLLGEEKTISFAGCMIQTYFYFFLGTVEFILLAVMSFDRYMAICDPLHYTVIMNSRACLLLVLGCWVGAFLSVLFPTIVVTRLPYCRKEINHFFCDIAPLLQVACINTHLIEKINFLLSALVILSSLAFTTGSYVYIISTILRIPSTQGRQKAFSTCASHITVVSIAHGSNIFVYVRPNQNSSLDYDKVAAVLITVVTPLLNPFIYSLRNEKVQEVLRETVNRIMTLIQRKT; the protein is encoded by the coding sequence ATGGGAAACTGGAGCACTGTGACTGAAATCACCCTAATTGCCTTCCCAGCTCTCCTGGAGATTCGAATATCTCTCTTCGTGGTTCTTGTGGTAACTTACACATTAACAGCAACAGGAAACATCACCATCATCTCCCTGATATGGATTGATCATCGCCTGCAAACTCCAATGTACTTCTTCCTCAGTAATTTGTCCTTTCTGGATATCTTATACACCACTGTCATTACCCCAAAGTTGTTGGCCTGCCTCCTAGGAGAAGAGAAAACCATATCTTTTGCTGGTTGCATGATCCAAACATATTTCTACTTCTTTCTGGGGACGGTGGAGTTTATCCTCTTGGCGGTGATGTCCTTTGACCGCTACATGGCTATCTGCGACCCACTGCACTACACGGTCATCATGAACAGCAGGGCCTGCCTTCTGCTGGTTCTGGGATGCTGGGTGGGAGCCTTCCTGTCTGTGTTGTTTCCAACCATTGTAGTGACAAGGCTACCTTACTGTAGGAAAGAAATTAATCATTTCTTCTGTGACATTGCCCCTCTTCTTCAGGTGGCCTGTATAAATACTCACCTCATTGAGAAGATAAACTTTCTCCTCTCTGCCCTTGTCATCCTGAGCTCCCTGGCATTCACTACTGGGTCCTACGTGTACATAATTTCTACCATCCTGCGTATCCCCTCCACCCAGGGCCGTCAGAAAGCTTTTTCTACCTGTGCTTCTCACATCACTGTTGTCTCCATTGCCCACGGGAGCAACATCTTTGTGTATGTGAGACCCAATCAGAACTCCTCACTGGATTATGACAAGGTGGCCGCTGTCCTCATCACAGTGGTGACCCCTCTCCTGAACCCTTTTATCTACAGCTTGAGGAATGAGAAGGTACAGGAAGTGTTGAGAGAGACAGTGAACAGAATCATGACCTTGATACAAAGGAAAACTTGA